From a single Columba livia isolate bColLiv1 breed racing homer chromosome 15, bColLiv1.pat.W.v2, whole genome shotgun sequence genomic region:
- the KDELR2 gene encoding ER lumen protein-retaining receptor 2, producing MNIFRLTGDLSHLAAIIILLLKIWKSRSCAGISGKSQLLFALVFTTRYLDLFTSFISLYNTSMKLIYIACSYATVYLIYMKFKATYDGNHDTFRVEFLIVPVGGLSFLVNHDFSPLEILWTFSIYLESVAILPQLFMISKTGEAETITTHYLFFLGLYRALYLVNWIWRYYFEGFFDLIAVVAGVVQTVLYCDFFYLYVTKVLKGKKLSLPA from the exons ATGAACATCTTCCGCCTCACCGGGGACTTGTCCCACCTGGCGGCCATCATCATCCTGCTGCTCAAGATCTGGAAGAGCCGCTCCTGCGCGG GTATTTCTGGGAAAAGCCAGCTTCTGTTTGCACTGGTCTTCACTACCCGTTATCTGGACCTCTTCACTTCATTCATTTCATTGTATAACACATCTATGAAG CTCATCTACATTGCTTGCTCGTATGCAACTGTGTATCTGATCTACATGAAATTTAAGGCTACCTATGATGGAAACCATGATACGTTCAGAGTGGAGTTTCTGATAGTTCCTGTTGGCGGACTCTCGTTTCTTGTCAATCATGACTTCTCTCCTCTGGAG atacTGTGGACCTTCTCCATCTATCTCGAATCAGTTGCTATTCTCCCTCAGCTTTTTATGATCAGCAAAACTGGGGAAGCAGAGACCATCACTACTCACTACCTTTTCTTCTTGGGCCTGTACCGTGCCTTGTACTTAGTCAACTGGATTTGGCGCTACTATTTTGAGGGATTTTTTGACCTCATAGCTGTTGTTGCTGGTGTGGTCCAGACCGTTCTTTACTGTGACTTCTTCTATTTGTATGTTACAAAAG TACTCAAGGGAAAGAAGCTCAGTTTGCCAGCGTAA